The genomic DNA TTGAACAATATTGCTCGGCAATTCCAATCGGAACAGCAATCGGACAGAGTTGGAATACTGACTTAGCAGAGCAAGTTGGTAATCTAGTCGGTAAGGAAATGAAAATTTTTGGTATTCATATTTGGTTGGCTCCTGCCTTGAATATTCACCGAAATCCTTTGTGCGGAAGGAATTTTGAATATTACTCAGAAGACCCATTGATTAGTGGAAAGATGGCAGCTGCGATTACTATCGGGGTTCAAAAACTAGATAAGTTAGGGGTTTCAATCAAACATTTCTGTTGTAATAACCAAGAGACGAACCGAATGTGGAATAATTCAATTGTAAGTCAGCGTGCATTGCGTGATTTGTACCTAAAAGGGTTCGAGATTGCTATCAGAGAGAGTGATCCTGCAACAGTTATGTCCTCCTACAATTTATTAAATGGTGAACATGCATCTCAAAGAGAAGATATACTAGAGACTATTTTACGTAAAGAATGGGGATACAAAGGTTTAGTCATGTCAGACTGGGTAACAGCGGGACTTTCAGGAAAAAGTAAAAATACATATCCATCAGCAATTGCTTCGGGAAGTATTAAAGCTGGCAATGATTTGATGATGCCAGGTGGAGTTCACGATTTCCAAGATTTAATGAAAGCACTGAACTCAACTGAAGTCACCTACCCAATTACAAGGGTAGAATTGGAAAGAAGTGCTACAAGGGTAATTGAATTAATTGTAAAATTATCAGGAAAAAATATCTAGAATTTATACTTTAACCTTCGGTTACAAGCCGAAGGTTGAAGTGTTTTATCCTGTTTAATAACTGATAAGACTGTAACTCAAAAAGGTCATGCTTGATAAAATCAGTTAGCTGTTATGTCAATTATTGAACCAGAACTCGTTTCGGCTAAGTCTACGGCTCTATCTGTGGTATTTAGTCTGGATAATCTGAATCGCGAGTGAAATGATGCTTACCCTAGTTTACTAAGGTATAACTAAGAAATTATTTGATTCAATTTTGTGAAGACAGTTTCTATCATTATTACCAAGTCTATGAACAAATAGAAAGTATTAAAGTGAGCAAATTAAGTTACTTTAATATATTTTCGTATTTATTGTTTTATATAAACCTAGTTTATAAGAAGATAAAACTATGGATGTCTAGTTAATTTCAAGGAGAAAATAAATGAAAGAAATTAAAGATATTGTAAAAAGTTTAACCTTAGAAGAAAAAGCAAGTCTTTGTCAAGGTTCTAGTTTTTGGGAAACAAAAGAGATTAAGGAGAAAGGAATTCCAGCCATTCTGATGACAGATGGTCCTCATGGCTTACGAAAAGAGTCGGAAGAAAAAGATCAATATGGTATGAATTTGAGTTTACCAGCAACCTGCTTCCCAACAGCATCTTCCATCGCAAATTCATGGAATGAAGACCTCATTTGGCGTGTAGGTGAGGCACTGGGCAAGGAGTGTATTGCAGAAAATGTATCAATTCTGTTAGGACCGGGTGTCAATATCAAACGAAGTCCCCTTTGCGGTAGAAACTTCGAGTATTTTTCTGAAGATCCTTATCTATCTTCACACATGGCAAAGAGTCAAATCTTAGGTATCCAAAGCATGGGTATAGGGGCGAGTCTCAAGCATTTTGCTGTTAATAACCAGGAAACACAACGGATGACCGTAGATGCAAAGGTTGATGAACGCACCTTACGAGAAATATATTTGGCAAGCTTTGAAACAGCGATAAAAATTGCAAAACCTTGGACCATTATGGCTGCCTACAATAAAGTCAATGGAGAATACTGTTGCGAACATTCACATCTACTGAATGAAATTCTTAGGGACGAATGGCAATATGACGGAGTCGTCCTATCAGACTGGGGAGCCACTAATAATCAAATTGTCGGAATTCAAAATGGGTTTGATTTGAGAATGCCTTTTAATGGCGATTATTACACCAAGGTTTTGATAGAAGCAGTGGAAACTGGGAAATTGGCCGAGTGTGTTTTAGATAAAACAGTGACGAGGATTCTGACACTTGTGAAAAAATGTATAAAAAATGAATTAACCGCGACTTTTTCGAAGGAGGAACACCATCAACTTGCTGTGGAAGCTGCGATTGAAAGTGCAGTATTATTAAAAAATGAACACTCTACATTGCCCATAACTCGAAATACGAAGATTGCCATTATCGGAAGATTGGCACAACACATTCGTTATCAAGGCGGTGGTAGTAGTCATGTCATTCCTAGTAAGTACAAAACGTTGCTAAATGTTCTTGAGGACGATTATCCAGATGTTGAGTACACATATTCACCTGGCTACCGTCTAAAACAGGATGTGGACGATTCTCAATATATTTCAGAAGCGTTGATTGCAGCTGAGACAGTTGATGCAGTGCTGTTTTGTTTGGGCTTACCAAATACCTGGGAAAGTGAAGGATTGGACCGCAAGCATTTGGAAATTCCTAAAAACCAACAACATCTCCTCAAACAATTATCAGCCTTAAATAAACCAATTATCTGCTTATTATTTTCTGGTTCTCCAGTAGAAATGCCTTGGTTAGGGAATGTTGAGTCGCTCTTATATTTCTCTACAGCTGGTCAAGGAATGTCTGAAGCTGCATGGAAATTAGTATTTGGGGAGAGAAATCCCTCGGGTAAACTTGCCGAAACTTTCCCAATTTCTCTATCTCACACACCAACGAGCTTGACGTTTCCAGAGAAAGAGCAAGCAAACTATGCTGAAGGAATTTATGTGGGCTATAGATACTACGATAAGAAGAAAATATCTACCCTTTTTGATTTTGGTTTTGGGCTCTCTTATACAAGTTGGGAATACCAGAATTTAAATATCAGCCAATCTTGTCTGGATTTTACGAAGGAAGAAAGTCTGATTGTTTCTGTCGATGTGACGAATACCGGATCAAGGGCAGGTCGAGAAATTGTACAACTATATGTGTCTAAAGAAGAACCAAAAGTGCACCGCCCAATAAAAGAATTAAAAGGCTTTAAAAAAGTGTTCTGTTTGCCAGGAGAAACTAAAACGGTAACCTTCATACTGGATAGGAGAAGTTTTGCATACTATGAAGAGAAAATCCATGATTGGTACGTAGAAGACGGAAACTATCTTATTATGATAGGCAAATCTGTAAGAGATATCGTTCAACAAGAAATCCTGAAAATAAATAACAATCCACTTCCGGTTATGTTTAGTCCACAAAGCACAGTCGGAGAAATCAGGGAACACCCTGCTGCAAGCGAAGTGTTGAAGGCAGTTTTCAGTAAAATGATGCCTCCGAAAAAAACGGAGAATAAAACAGTTAATGACATAACTGATGAGGAAAATTTCACAGATAAAGCAATGGCTTATGATTCAATGGCAGAAGCTATGCCATTGATAAAAATTTCTGACATGACTGCAGGACTAGTCACGATTGAAGCCATCTATCAGATAGTCGAGCAGCTAAATCAAGCAGTAATGAAGAGTCAAAGAAATTGAGATAAAATACACTGATATTGAACTGCTAATAGGGGATTGATTACATAGAATATTTTTTGTATATATAACAATCTGAAATTATTCTCTTTCTACCTTCGGGCCATGGCCGAAGGTTTCTTTGTATTTTTCGTAAAAATAGGTTTTATTGTTGAATCCTGTAATTCTAATGACTATTGAAATAGAAGTTTGTTTGAATTATACAAAATGAGTGCAAGCCATCGAATATACATCTCAAAATGAAAATGTATTTTGAACGTTAAGTCGGATTGTCTTTATTATTGTCAATGAACTATCTGTATATTTGATACAATTTATCATGAGAATTGTTCTTTATTAACACAACAATTTAACTTATAATTTGTTTATAAATTCACAAAAAACTAAAGGAGGTTGTCTATGGCAACATTTTACGTTCCAGCGGTCAACTTGATTGGTCGCGGTTGTGTTAATGACATCGGTGGTTATGTCAAGGAATTGGGCTACAAAAAAGCCCTGCTTGTGACAGATGCATTTCTGCTGACAAGTGATATTCTAGCAAAAGTGACCAAGCCACTCGATGAAGTAGGTGTAGACTATGTGGTCTTCAGTCATGTGGATCCAAACCCAACCTGTAAAAATGTTTACGATGGTTTGGCTGTCCTGCAGGAAAATGACTGTGACTTTATCATCTCAGTTGGCGGCGGGTCTCCACAGGATGCGGCTAGCTGTATTTCCATCATGGCGACCAACGGTGGAAAACCGCAAGACTATGAAGGTCTTCATAAGTCTGAGAAAAAAGGGTTGCCAGTTGTAGCGATCAATACAACTGCAGGTACCTCAGCTGAGATTACGATTAACTATGTGATTACCGACGAAGACCGCAAGGTCAAAATGGTGATGGTGGACAAAAACAGTCTAGCTGTGATGTCTGTCAACGACCCTGAGCTCATGTTGTCCAAACCAGCGGCTCTTACTGCCGCAACAGGTATGGATGCCTTGACTCATGCCATTGAAGCCCTGGTGACACCAGGTGCCTACGGTGTGACCAAGAAACTGTCCATGGGTGCAATCGAGCTGATCAAAGAATACTTGCCACGTGCGGTCGAAAATGGTCAGGATATTGAGGCGCGTGAAGCCATGGTTCATGCCATTTTCCTTGGTGGCATGAGCTTTAACAATGCTGGTCTGGGTTATGTGCACTCCATGGCGCACCAACTGGGAGCTGTTTATGACCTGCCACATGGTGTCTGCTGTGCCATGATTTTACCAATCATCGAGAAAGAAAATGCCAAACGGGTGCCAGCTGCCTTCCGTGATGTCGCAAAAGCTTTGGGACTGGACATTGCTGGTAAATCCGATGAAGAATGCGCAGACTACGCCATCGCACAAATTGAAGAATTGTCCGCTAAAGTTGGCATTCCGAAAAAATTGACCGAGCTAGACATCAAAGAAGAAGACTTCGACTTTAAATACCTGTTTAAGAATGCCTTGATTGATGCCTGCGCACCAGGCAACCCATTCATGCCAACCTTGGAAGAAACAATCGCATTTTATAAAGAATTGTTTTGAGAAATATGATAATTAAACAATATAAATGTAGTCGTTAGGATGAAATTCTTAGCGACTTTTTGTCATTAGCTATAAAAGTTTGATTGGTGGTTGATAGGTTATATCAGTACAAATGTTTTTTTCAAATATATTCAAAAAAGCAGTGCCTGTTGGCTCTGCTTAATACTAATTTGAAATTGGAGCTATTTTTTTTGGATTTGCCATGCATTTTCTACTTCAGATAAAGTTAAGTCCTTGGTTGAAGTGAATATTTTGTTAGCATGATTGAGTTCTGCTCCACCAACTGCGATTGAAAAAATATTTGCTGAATTTATTGCAGTAACACCTGCCACAGAATCTTCGATTGCAATACATTCTTCAGGTTCACATTGGATAGATTTGGCAGCCTCTAAAAAAATATCTGGTGCAGGTTTACCCTCAGTAATGTTTTCAGGGTTAACTATTGCTTGAAAAGACCTATCAAGTTCTAGTTTTTTAAGAATATATGGTCCATTTTTAGATGATGAAGCCAAAGCAAGTTTAATACCATTTCTTTGTAAATCTTGAATAAATGTTTCAATACCAGGGAGTATATTTTTTGGAGTAAGTTTTTCAAGTGATTCGACATACAATAAATTTTTCTCTTCACAGAGTTTCATAAAGTCATAATCAGAGATTGAAATTTTCAGGTATTTTAAAATGACTCGAAGAGAATCTTCTCGACTAACACCTTTTGTTTTTTCCTCAATAGAATCAGGGAGATTAAGCCCGAAGTGCTTAAAAATAATTTGCTTCCATGCATTGAAGTGTAACGGAGCAGTATCCGCAATCACACCGTCTAAATCAAAAAGAGCACCTTTAAACATAATATTTTCTCTCCATCTTTAATTTTTACTTACTTCATTATAGTATTAAAAGAAGAGAGGATTCAATCACTTCTGAACAGATAATTATGCTCTTTTTACAGTTTATTAAATGACTATGGAAGAATAGATGGTTAATTTTTACGCATTTCATTAGGTGTCTTGCCGAAGAATTTTTTGAATTGGCGAAAGAAGTAACTAGGTGAATTAAAGCCAGATTCTAATGAAATTGTCTCGATAGAATAGTCAGTATTTCTCAGTAATTCCTTTGAATAGAGTAACCTTTTTTCAAGAACAATCTTTTGAAAACTTTTACCTGTAACCTGCTTTAGCTTATTACTTAAATAGTTAGGATTATAAGAAAATTTATCAGCAACTTCAGCGATATCAATATCTTTAAAATGTTGATCAATATATGATAAGATTGGGGCAAAATTAAATTTTAATAAACTGTTTTGATAGATATTCTCCTCCTGGTAAATCCGAATCAATTCCATCAATAATATTTGTAAATATTGAAACAAGAATAGTTGAGCTTGCATTTTATTGTCGAGATGTTCACAGAGCATGAGTTGAATAAGACTATGGATAGTTGAAGATTTATTAGTATGAAAAATAATAAATTTATCATGTTTTGCTTGAGTATTGAAAGCATCTGCTAGAAATTGAGTTAATATACTCGAAGAGTCTTGTAATTTGTATAAGAAGAGTGTATCAAAGGTTTCTTCGTTTAGAAGAATGTTTATGAGAATATCCTCTTCACCTAGGGCATTGATAGAATGTGGGACATCACGATCTAGTACAATTAAATCACCTTTTGAAAGCGATACAGTTTCTCCATTTATTTCTTGAGTACAGTGACCGTTATATACATATACCATTTCAATAAAATCATGTAAATGAGTAATCATAGGAGCAAAACGGTTATGTCGACTTAAGAAAATGGAACTGTCCCCAGTAAAAAATATCTCTTTTGGTAATCTCGCAACTTTGAAGGCAGGGTCGATGTATGTATCTTTACTTGTATCAGATTGAAATGGATAATCATTTATTGAAAGGCCTGTTTCTTTTTGCTTTTTCTCATATTCATTTATTTCAAAGAGGAAATTTTCTAAGATATTAATTTTCAAATCGTTCACTCCAAAATCTGTATTTAGTTCATTATATAATACATTTAATGCATTGTAAACGGATACATCGGGATTTATAATATATTTATAAAAAATCAAAAAAATTTTTGGAGGACATAGCCGTGGGTATGAAAGAAAATAAATATGCCTTACCTGTAAGCGAAAGAATAACATATGGTTTTGGTAATTTGGCAGCGAACTTAATGATCACCACAGCAAATGCATTTATTACATATTTCTATACTGATGTAGTTGGACTAACGATATCAGTTGTTGGAACAATTTTGTTATTTGCCCGTGTATTTGACGGTGTTGCTGACTTAGTGATGGGAGCAATTGTTGATAAGACATCTTCTAGCAAAGGAAAAGCGAGACCATGGATTAAGCGTATGATTATTCCATATGGATTAGCCCTTACATTATTGTTCACTTCACCGAGTTTTCTACCGGATGAGATGAAAGCAATTTATGCATTTGTTACCTATGTTATTTCACTTGCTGGTGTTTATACTATGACTATGGTTCCCTATTCAGCGTTGATTGGGACCGCAACGCCTGATCCAAAGGAGAGGGGTTACTTATCAACTTCTCGAACAATTCTTGGATTCATTGGAGCTTTCTTGGTTAATGGTGTAGTTCTAAAAATTGTTGAAATGTATGGTGCAGTTACTGAAACTTCTTCATGGACTAAAATGGCGGCAACACTTGGTTTAATTTCAATTGTCTTGCTAACTATTCTTTATGGAAATTCAAAAGAAAGGGTGCTGGAAACCAGTGAGGCTATCAGTGCCGACAATGCACAAAAATTCTCCACAATTGATAATATAAAGGCCATGGTTAAAAATAAATATTGGTTAATTATCATTTCAGTCATTTTGATTAGTTTTATTAATGCTGGTCTTATGGGAATCAATATTTTTTATGCACAATGGATTTTGAACGATATGAGCAAAGTTGGCTTGATTGGCATGTTGTCATTTGCTCCAATTATTGCTGGCTGTCTATTTGCACCGTTATTGTTAAGTCGATTCTCTAAACGGACGATTATGATAATTGGTACAGTGCTTAGTTTAATAGGTGGTGTAATATTAGCTCTATTCCCAAGTAATTTCACAATGATTGCAGCTGGTTTGGTTGTTAGAGGATTGGGGATTGCACCTGTATCAGTTGCCAGCTTTGCGATGTTAGGTGATATTGCTGATTATGGAGAATGGAAAACAGGAATTCGGTCAGACGGAATCATTTTTGCGGCAGCAACTTTTGGTGAAAATGTGGGTTCTGGATTGGGAGGCTGGATTTTAGGTATGGTAATGGCACTTGGTGGCTATGTTGCAGGGGCAGCTACTCAAACAGCATCAACTTTGTTTGCAATAAAAACAGTATTTGCTTATATACCTTTTATATTAGGGGTTGTGAGTGTCATTTTAATCCTCTTTTATGATTTGGATAAAAAACTTCCTAGTATTATTAAGGACTTAGAAGCCCGTAAAGGACACGAATGATAAATTAGGGGTAAGTAATTAGCTTACTCCTTTGTATTTTGGAAAGTAGGAAAATAATGAAATTAACAGAAAAACCATTTTACTTGGATGATGAAGCAGTTGCGTGGGTTGAAGATACATTGGAAAGTTTAACTATAGATGAGAAAATAGGCCAACTATTTTTACCAATAGGTTATTCGACAGAAAAAGAATACTTGGATCATTTGGCTTCTTTTAACATTGGAGGATTATTTTTCAGACCTGGAAATGCAGTAGAAGTAAGAGATACCTATCAGTATATTCAAGAGATTAGTAAAGTTCCACTATTAACAACTGCAAACTTAGAAGACGGAGGAAATGGTGCTGCCTTTGAAGCGACAGCATATGGTCGTCAAATGGCTGTAGCAGCAGCTAATGATCCCAAATTTGCTTACAAACTTGGTGAAATTGCTGCTAAAGAGGGAAAGGCAGTTGGAGTCAATTGGGCCTTCGCACCTGTAATTGATTTGGATTTTAACTTTAGAAATCCGATCACAAATGTTCGAACTTATGGTAGTGATATTGAAAAAGTCATTGAAAATGCTAAAGCCTATACGAAAGCATTTCACGAGCAAAATGTAATGACTTCTATAAAGCATTTTCCCGGTGATGGTGCTGATGAGCGGGATCAACACTTATTGACATCTGTTAACCACCTATCAATGCCGGCTTGGGAAAAAACATTTGGATTGGTTTATAAAGAGTTAATTGATTTTGGTACCAAGGCAGTCATGGTGGGGCATATTGCTTTACCAGCTTTTACTGGAGATGATATGCCAGCGACATTGAGTCCAAAAATTTTGAAAGATTTACTTCGGAAACAACTTGGGTTTAATGGTTTGGTCATTACTGATGCTAGTCCAATGGTGGGATTCTGTGCAGCAATGAAGCGAAGTGAGGCAGTTCCATATACGATTGAAGCGGGCTGTGATATGCTATTATTCAATCGGGTTTTTGAAGAAGATGTTCAGTATATGAAAGATGGACTAGCAAATGGAATTCTATCTCATGAGAGATTGGACGAAGCTGTTACTCGGGTATTAGCTACTAAAGCATCTTTAGGCTTACACAAACAAATCGAACATGGTTCAGCAATGTTTGAAGATAGAAAAAAAGACCAAGCGGAACTTGCTGATCGTGCTGTAACACTTGTGAGAGATAGCCAACAATTGCTTCCCCTATCTCCCGAAAAACACAAAAGAGTTCTGCTTCAAATGTTAGGAAATTTCGATTCGAATGAACGCGTAAGTCAAAAGGTAAAAACTGAGCTTGAACAACTCGGTTTTGATGTGACTGTTTATGAACCCGAAACGAACTTTTGGGATTTAGAAACTGTGCAGAGTTTTTCAAGTAAATATGATATTGTGTTGTATGTAGCTAATATTGAAAATGCAAGTAATCAAACTGTTGCACGAATAAATTGGCATACTCTGTTTGGATTAGGAAATAATCTTCCTTGGTTTGTAAAGGAGATTCCAACTTTGCTAGTTAGTTTTGGAAATCCTTATCATTTGTTTGACTTACCAATGGTTGAGACTGTTGTAAATGCATACTGCAACTATGATCATTTTATTGAAGCAGGGATTTCGAAATTAGTTGGCAATAGTCCATTTAAAGGTGTCAGTCCAGTTAATCCATTTTGTACCAATGATCTATTAGAGGAGTTAAACAATGCAGATTGACCAATTAAAAGTAAACGGGGTAAGCACTCCATTAGGCTATCATTTTGATTATTTAACATTTTCTTGGAGATTTCAAAGCTCTGAATTTCACGAACAGTTAACCTTTAAAATTGAAATATCAAAGGATGATTGCTTCGAAGAAATAGTATTTAGTGGAGTGACAGATAGTTATTACAATACATATACTGTAACGACTGAATTTCTTGAACCACGGATTAGATACTTTTGGAGAGTAAGTGTTGATGAAGTTTCCGCAACTAGCTATTTTGAAACTGGAAAAATGTATGAACCCTGGGATGCAGATTGGATTAGCTATGAGGAACCAACTATTGAATCAGTTACATTTAAAAAAACATTTTCTGCTGAGAAAAAAATAAGTTCTGCACGCTTATATTCCCTTGGTCTAGGGCTTTATGAAGTTTTTATCAATAAAAGGAAAGTTGGAGATGAATACCTTACTCCTGGTTACCATAGTTATGACCTCATTCAGCAGTATCAAACCTATGATGTAACAGAGTTTTTACAAGACAGTAATGAGGTAACTTTTCTTGTTGGTAATGGTTGGTATAGAGGTCGGTTTGTTTTTGAAGGTGGTTTTGAGAATATTTATGGAGATAAACAAAAACTAATTGCAGAACTCCATATTTTATATAGCGATGGTAGTACAGAAATCATCAAAAGTGATACGACTTGGAATGCCATTACAAATGAAATTGTTGAAAATTCAATCTATGACGGAGAAATAATTGATTTTTCATCGAAGTGTAAGCCACTGACAGTCATCATGGATAAGGCAAGTAAACAATTATTACGTGAGAGAATTGATTTACCAATTTGCAACATGGAAAGTCTTGAACCTTATATTTTCAGAGATACAGCTAACAACCTCCTACTTGATTTTGGACAAGAAATTACAGGTTGGATTGAAGGCGTTTTACCAGCTAACAAGCCTAAAGTTGTATTTAAATTTGGAGAGATTTTGCAAGATGGTCAATTTTATTCAGAGAATCTTCGGACAGCCAAACAGGAATTTGTCATTCTAAACAATGAAAAAGAACGAATCATTCGTCCTAGATTTACGTTTTTCGGTTTTCGATATGTAAAAGTTGAAGGATTAAATGAAGCGGAAGCTCGGAGATTCTCTGCAAAAGTTCTTCATAGTGTGTTAGAGGAAAGATTTGAATTTTCATCTTCCCATAGAAAATTGAACCAGCTAATTAGCAACATCAGGTGGAGTCAAAAAGATAATTTTCTAAGTATACCAACAGATTGTCCACAAAGGGATGAGAGAATGGGATGGACTGGTGATATAACAGTATTTGCAAATACTGCTTCATATAATATGGAAACTAGGGCGTTTTTAGGTCATTTCTTAAAGATGGTTGAGTTGGAACAGGAACAACTGAATGGAGCGGTTCCCTTTTTTGCACCATATCCAAAATTAGCAGATAAAGACGCTCACAATCCGTTTCTTAAATCAGCAGGTTCGGCGGTCTGGGGAGATGCAGCAACAGTTCTTCCAATAACGCTGTTTCGCCACTTTCGCGACCTAGGTCTTTTAAAATCACACCTTTCAATGATGATGAATTGGGTAGACTATATTTATCATCAAGATGAAAAACATGGTGGGAAAAGATTATGGGATTTTGGTTTTCAACTTGGTGATTGGCTTGCACTCGATTTGGGTATTCCCGGTACAGTATTTGGGGCAACTGATTCAGCTTTAATAGCGACAATTTACTATTATTACTCAGCAAGCAATACAGCCAAAGCACTCAAATTATGTAATGATTCAAGAGCGTCTTTCTATTCAAAACTAGCTCTTGAAATCCGTACTGCATTGTTGACTACTTACTTTATCGGTGATGAATTAAATTTAATTCCTGTCACCCTACAATCCGAGGTTGAACTAAACCGTCAAGAGATGGGACGATTATTTGGTGGAATTGATATTTCGACAAGAGTTGACACACAAACAGGTCTCTCCCTTTTGTTACGGTTTGGAATCTATCCTTCTGAATCTGCTCGTCTAAAACTAGTTAACAAATTAAAAGAAAGGATGATTGAATCAGGCGGAGCATTGACAACTGGCTTCGTAGGAACTCCTGAATTACCTCATGCACTTTTTGAAAGTGAACTTGTTTCGGAAGCATATTCGCTCTTGTTTAGAGAAACTTCTCCAAGCTGGTTATTTGAAGTAAATATGGGAGCAACGACAACTTGGGAAC from Streptococcus oriscaviae includes the following:
- a CDS encoding alpha-L-rhamnosidase: MQIDQLKVNGVSTPLGYHFDYLTFSWRFQSSEFHEQLTFKIEISKDDCFEEIVFSGVTDSYYNTYTVTTEFLEPRIRYFWRVSVDEVSATSYFETGKMYEPWDADWISYEEPTIESVTFKKTFSAEKKISSARLYSLGLGLYEVFINKRKVGDEYLTPGYHSYDLIQQYQTYDVTEFLQDSNEVTFLVGNGWYRGRFVFEGGFENIYGDKQKLIAELHILYSDGSTEIIKSDTTWNAITNEIVENSIYDGEIIDFSSKCKPLTVIMDKASKQLLRERIDLPICNMESLEPYIFRDTANNLLLDFGQEITGWIEGVLPANKPKVVFKFGEILQDGQFYSENLRTAKQEFVILNNEKERIIRPRFTFFGFRYVKVEGLNEAEARRFSAKVLHSVLEERFEFSSSHRKLNQLISNIRWSQKDNFLSIPTDCPQRDERMGWTGDITVFANTASYNMETRAFLGHFLKMVELEQEQLNGAVPFFAPYPKLADKDAHNPFLKSAGSAVWGDAATVLPITLFRHFRDLGLLKSHLSMMMNWVDYIYHQDEKHGGKRLWDFGFQLGDWLALDLGIPGTVFGATDSALIATIYYYYSASNTAKALKLCNDSRASFYSKLALEIRTALLTTYFIGDELNLIPVTLQSEVELNRQEMGRLFGGIDISTRVDTQTGLSLLLRFGIYPSESARLKLVNKLKERMIESGGALTTGFVGTPELPHALFESELVSEAYSLLFRETSPSWLFEVNMGATTTWERWDSILPNGKISGIEMNSMNHYAYGAIEDFVIEKIIGINLPDINDNTNTYTISPRYPSQLDFLSGKLETVNGTIAVNWEIQNENVKLRIDVPARTNINLILLNGERKALRTGTYQFSDVIFRNDS